The following proteins come from a genomic window of Populus alba chromosome 12, ASM523922v2, whole genome shotgun sequence:
- the LOC118046271 gene encoding uncharacterized protein, with protein sequence MAVYQLDIRPATGIAGVAALYHLKNSATSDPRPNILRIGSSARNITRPGNGLAMTKNAEKNNKKPDTCTADELHYVTVSNSEWKLALWRYLPSPKAKPRNHPLLLLSGVGTNAIGYDLSPERIWFECIGGDHGEDSEFSSVEGEITEIVSKSKKSQSKLSETLVRLSERFLGYFDEGQIRDLSQKLVNIIEGQQSVAPQIFGFSENFSTALEEFLKQLDLIEKYDWDFDHYLKDDLPAVIGYIRTECRPKDGKLLAIGHSMGGILLYALLSRCCFQGKDSGLASVVTLGSSLDYSSSKSSLKLLLPVADPAKAFNVPIIPLGALLSAVHTFASRPPYVLSWLNPQISAPGMMHPELLEKLVLNNFCTVPAKVLLQLTTAFEEGGLRDRSGSFQYKDHLGKTNVPVLAIAGDQDLICPPEAVYDTVKVIPKHLVTYRVFGKPSGPHYAHYDLVGGGRLAVNQVYPCIINFLIQHDI encoded by the exons ATGGCTGTTTACCAACTGGATATCCGACCCGCCACCGGAATTGCCGGTGTCGCAGCCCTCTATCACCTCAAGAACTCTGCTACATCCGACCCGAGACCTAACATCTTACGGATCGGTTCATCAGCTAGGAATATAACAAGGCCAGGAAATGGGTTGGCCATGACGAAAAATGCAGAGAAGAACAACAAGAAACCTGATACATGTACGGCAGATGAGCTCCACTATGTCACCGTTTCTAATTCTGAATGGAAACTCGCTCTATGGCGCTACTTACCCTCTCCAAAG GCAAAGCCAAGGAACCATCCGCTGCTGCTGTTATCTGGGGTTGGAACTAATGCTATTGGATATGATCTCTCTCCTGAG AGGATCTGGTTTGAGTGCATTGGTGGTGACCATGGGGAAG ATTCTGAGTTTTCTTCGGTTGAAGGGGAAATAACAGAAATTGTATCTAAATCCAAGAAATCACAATCAAAGTTGTCGGAAACTCTTGTGCGCTTATCTGAAAGGTTCTTGGGATACTTTGATGAAG GCCAAATTAGGGATTTAAGTCAAAAGCTTGTGAATATTATTGAAGGCCAGCAATCAGTTGCACCACAGATTTTCGGCTTCTCTGAGAACTTCTCAACTGCACTAGAAGAATTCCTGAAACAACTTGATCTCATTGAGAAGTATGATTGGGACTTTGATCACTACCTGAAAGATGATTTGCCAGCTGTG ATTGGGTACATAAGGACTGAATGCAGACCAAAGGATGGCAAGTTGCTTGCAATCGGGCACTCCATGGGCGGTATTCTGCTATATGCACTGCTGTCACGATGTT GTTTTCAAGGAAAGGATTCGGGGTTGGCATCAGTCGTTACTTTGGGATCATCACTTGACTACTCGTCTTCAAAATCATCACTCAAATTGCTTTTACCTGTG GCAGACCCTGCAAAGGCATTTAATGTTCCTATTATTCCACTTGGAGCATTACTTTCTGCTGTTCACACTTTTGCATCTCGTCCTCCTTATGTATTGTCTTGGTTAAATCCTCAAATTTCTGCTCCTGGCATGATGCATCCTGAGTTGCTTGAAAAGCTTGTTTTGAACAACTTCT GCACAGTACCAGCAAAGGTTCTATTGCAGCTGACAACAGCATTTGAAGAAGGTGGATTACGAGACCGCAGTGGATCATTCCAATACAAGGATCATCTAGGCAAAACTAATGTTCCAGTGTTAGCAATTGCAGGGGATCAAGATCTCATCTGTCCTCCAGAAGCTGTATACG ATACAGTAAAGGTCATTCCAAAGCATTTGGTTACTTACAGAGTTTTTGGAAAGCCAAGTGGTCCACATTATGCTCACTATGATCTAGTGGGAGGAGGCCGTCTG GCTGTAAATCAAGTGTATCCTTGCATAATCAATTTCCTCATTCAACATGACATATAA